In a genomic window of Spirosoma agri:
- a CDS encoding efflux RND transporter periplasmic adaptor subunit translates to MKRIWILIALIGTLGMTAWTLLNNKKQVEDKIYKPNPDQKVGVRTAVAELRSLSQANEFLGSFAANRQVEIRPQAGGQIIQLPVEEGQSVGTGRLIAKLDDEQLRYQIEALQVTLEGYQNDLKRYENLVKGDATPAVNLERTQLSIRSTQAQIKQIQKQIANTTITAPFGGIVTEKMVEKGSVVSVGSPIIKITDISSLKLVVDVPEKAINQFRVGQSLSVSTEVYPAARFAGRVTMIGAEGDAAHNYPVEITVNNSGKNQLRAGMYGSIANTSKLSGQTLSVPRQAIIGSEKQPQIYVVENGKSVLKSVKIGATTNEYYEITNGLKAGDQVVTSGQINLQNGTAVNAQ, encoded by the coding sequence ATGAAACGAATTTGGATATTAATTGCCCTGATCGGCACACTGGGCATGACCGCCTGGACGCTGTTGAACAACAAAAAACAAGTCGAAGATAAAATTTACAAGCCCAACCCGGATCAGAAAGTAGGCGTCCGCACCGCCGTTGCCGAGTTACGCAGCTTGTCGCAGGCAAACGAATTTTTGGGCTCGTTTGCTGCGAATCGTCAGGTCGAAATTCGCCCGCAGGCGGGTGGTCAGATCATTCAGCTGCCCGTTGAAGAGGGACAGTCGGTGGGTACGGGTCGCCTGATCGCGAAGCTGGACGACGAACAGCTGCGCTACCAGATCGAGGCTCTTCAGGTAACGCTGGAAGGCTACCAGAATGACCTCAAACGCTACGAGAATCTGGTGAAAGGCGACGCCACCCCCGCCGTCAATCTGGAACGCACCCAGTTAAGTATCCGCTCTACGCAGGCGCAGATCAAGCAGATTCAGAAGCAGATTGCCAACACCACAATCACGGCTCCGTTCGGCGGTATCGTCACGGAGAAGATGGTTGAGAAAGGATCGGTCGTCTCGGTAGGGTCGCCCATCATCAAAATAACGGACATTTCGTCGCTGAAACTGGTGGTCGATGTACCGGAAAAAGCCATCAATCAGTTCCGCGTTGGTCAGTCGCTTTCAGTGTCAACGGAGGTATATCCAGCCGCACGCTTCGCGGGCCGGGTCACGATGATCGGGGCCGAAGGCGATGCCGCCCACAACTACCCGGTTGAAATTACGGTCAATAATTCCGGCAAGAACCAGCTACGGGCCGGTATGTACGGCTCAATTGCCAACACCAGCAAACTGAGCGGACAAACCCTATCGGTACCTCGTCAGGCCATTATTGGATCGGAAAAACAGCCGCAGATCTATGTCGTAGAAAACGGCAAATCAGTACTTAAATCCGTCAAAATCGGCGCAACGACCAACGAGTATTATGAAATAACGAACGGCCTGAAAGCGGGCGATCAGGTCGTTACGAGCGGTCAGATCAACCTACAGAACGGAACAGCCGTCAACGCGCAGTAG